The genomic region GCTGCTAAATGAAGATAATTaaactttaatttttttgttagtttttgtTCCTCTCAATGTCACTAATTTTATTGAATTTCCATTGAAAGTTTTAGATTAAACATTACTTCATAATTCCTCTGTTAGTCCAGTCACCAGTTGGTGCTCCACAGCAAAGAACAATGAGGTAGAAAAAAGCAAAAAGAAGGCTGTTTGTCACTCTGAGTGCTCCAGTCTTATTTTGCTTTTTAAAGGGTTAGGTCTTGGTTTTCTTATCTAACTCAAAAGGACCTAAAGCCTGCGTGTTTCcaaatgggggtggggggtggggggtgggggtgggggttactAATTTGGTTAAATTCAGTCAGATAAAAGCAAACATGATCATGAATTTAATATTAAAGAGGTTTTTGCTGCTTATGGACCAGAGCTCCTCCTGTGGCCTAGTTTATGTGCATCTCTCCTGAAAGGGGCCCCTGTGAGTAAAAGTAAAGGATGTGCAGACCAGTCCGAGCCCATCCTATGCAGAATCCTTCTACCCAACTTTACAAACCAAGGGCAACCCCTAAAAGCTCGTCTTTGTCACCCTTAAACCCCCGAGATGCTCTAAAACACCATTGTGCTGTTTAACCTCATAAATTTGTCGCGGGGACTGACTAAACATCACGAGGATCCAAACACTAAAGATTTTGTCCCAGTCTCTTTGGATGATGGACAATGGTCcattcagggggggggggggggggacgacaccCGCACAAAACTGCGCGTTTGAGGGGAGATGCGGCGCGCTGAGGGGTTCGGCCGGGCCCCTCCATATGTGGGACAAGGTGGCCCCGGGGAGGGGGACAAAGAGCCAGGTGACAGGGACGACGGGCTGCGGGGTCACAGGACGAGCAAACAACATCATGAGGGGGCgtgaaaggacacacacacacacacacacacacacacacacacacacacacacacacacacacacacaaactaaggaATACTTTATATTTCAGGCCCTTCAACCTGTTTCTGCACACTTTGTACCCCATGTTAGAATAAACGTTATTCTAAAGAAGATTTCTCATTTTAATTGTTGCCAAAACTTCATGATCCACATGCACATTTTCACACACTTTCCTCAAAAATCTAAATCAGCTTCAGCCTCTAATGTTTACTAACTAAATCATCTCATTCTCAAGCGTTTGTTCTGCTTTTACAAGTTCAGAAAGCACATGACAAAAGGCCTCCCGAGGTTTTAGAAAAGTCAGCAATGTTCCATATTTAAAAAACAGACTAGTATGGATGTGTTGTTAGATTTTAAAATAAAGTTGACATTTGAGATGGTAAATAATCAGAACATGCTTCTCCATCCTGATCAAATTACTCTTAAATTAAGCACATCACTCGTTTTAAGTCAAATATGAGATTTATTCATATATTTTCCACAAAATAAACTTTTAaaaacataaccataaaaacaaCAAACTACATTCATTTTGCTCCACAGACTAAAGTGTTTTTCTGTTTGGGTCTAAAAGTTATTTATACAAATAAAGGGTTTAAAACTTGCTGCTCCATCAAACACATAAAATATCAACATAAATGTGCAAAATGTGTTCAGATCAAAATGTTTAAGTAGCTCAAAGTATTTAGAAAACATTTGATGCCATTCTAAATGTTTATTTACACAAGAGCTTCATTTGAAGGAACTTAACGGAACCGAGTCGCTCCAAAAGTCCCTCCAGGCGAACCTGGAGGCCGCCGCAGCCGGGAAGTGCTGCTGGTACCTAGAGGGGTGCTGGAGGGTGGGGAATGCCAGGGGGAAAGGGAGCGCATGAGAGGGAGGACAGCAACCAGCCTTCTCTGTGTCGAGTAAACAGGGATGGAAAGGCTTCCCGTCCCGGACCAGAATCGGAACAACGACCCGGCGCAGCAGCGGAGGCGGCGGTATCTCCACGTCCAAATGCGCGCCCTCCGCTCGGCCTCTCTTCATCTTGTAGCGGTGGTTCTGGAACCAGATCTTCACCTGCGTCGGGGTGAGGCTCAGGATTCGGGCAAGCTGCTCTCGCTCCGGACCGGACAGGTACCGCTGCTGGCGGAAGCGCCTCtccagctccagagtctgggcctTGGAGAACAAGACGCGGCGCTTCTTGTTCTTCTTGATCCTCTCCGGCTCCGAGTCCAGGCAGGCGTCCGGTTTGGTAGAGTCCGGAGAGGTTCCGAACTGGCcctcatcagaagctgcaggaagaaaaataaagctttagttttataaataaataaataaataaataaataaataaataaataaataagctttCGGTATTTCTTACATGAAATGTCACCTGCTGGGAGAAATTAGTATTTTAGTCTTACATAAACACGGACTCTGGTCGCAGTGGATCCAGTGGCTGTAGGATGGAGAGctagaggagcaggaggagaacacCGAGGAGGAGCGCGGCGCCGCCTCCGCATCTTGCTCCGGCAGGTCCAGGATGCTCCGGACGGAAAAGCTGAACCTGGGTGGCGCAGTCATCTGGACTCACTCCGGGTTTGTTTAGCAAACAAGAACGCGAACTCTAACAGACGCTCCTCTTTACGCGCTGTCCAAACAGCAGCGCGCACCAAGCTGAGCGTTTTAAAGCCTCGCGCTCGGTTCGGTACCTGAATAATGATCACTGGGTGTGGACTCGACAAAGAGCCAAGGAAACACTCGTCATCATTACAGATTCGTCCCGTAGCGTCGCGCTGAGGAACAGATAATGGTGATTGTTGGAGCTGAATCACGTCTTGGGTGGCAACTGACAACAGAGCCTGTCCCATCGTCACCCCCTCCCTCCACCCTCtcttgtccaaacaacgtgtccaATATTTGCATACAAAGTGAGCAATTAGCCCGAGAGTTGGTTTAACTAATGCGCGACGAGTTCAGACCTTTATGAGGCGCAACATCACGtctttaaacaaaacaaacatcttCTATTCCTGAGACTGTTTCCATTAACACAAACTGCTATTTGGGGTTCGAATAACCAATTAGTTGCTTTAATGTGATAAAAAGAAGCTTTTTAATGGGACTGATGAGTAAAAATTTACCAAAGTTGTCCGAATTAGCACCTGATTTCATTTGATTTAGATTTTCTTTATGGGACGAATTATTAAATCAATATTtaactttaaaaaaataattattttctctTAATTTTCCTCATTATTCGACACTTTCCTAAAAACCTGGGTTAGAAAACGATCTTTCCTTTCCTCCCTAAGAGCTCCTCCACCTTTTCTGACAGTGATGGATCTCCCAAGATTTCATTAGTTGGTCAATGGCCACATAATTTATAAACGCAGCGCTTTATACTTTTCCCAACTTTCCTTTTGAAATATATATTTTGAGCCGGCCGGAATATGCTCTGTTCATCAAAGTGGATCAGTTCTGATGTGATGGGGCTGCCACGTCTCTCCGGTTTGATACTGATATGGACCCTCATCCACTTAGCGAGATGAGGACCGGGGAGGAGAGAGCTGGTGGATCTGCCTCCACAGTCATCCTGGGTGGTCGtacgagagagaggggggggacaCATGCCAACCAGAGGAGGGGAACAAAGGGGGAAATGTAGCCCCGCGTTGGAAGCATTTGTTCCAGTCAAGATTTTGCATTTGTTCAGAGGCGTAATAATGGCTGATTGACGCCCCGACACAATGTGCTTTAACTCAGCGGGATAAATCTCAGCTTGTTCTGTGTTGTCATGGTTCTGAATGGAGCTGAATGGGACCCGGGCCACTATCTGCTCCGCGTCTCCGTCTATAGGCCGCAGCAATATGACGCGCGTGATTCCAGACGCATTAAAGTCCGTTTAGATTTCACACTTGATGAGCTCCagatcctgtaaaaaaaaaaaaaaaaaaaaaaggcgacCTGCAGCATCACATCGCCTCTGCTGCTCCCATcacgtgtttttgttttgtttttataaataaaacaaataaaccaAACCGCCTTCGGGCGTCAGCAAACACGAGCGGAGCCTCCTTTACCCGCAGACAAACACCAGCGGATTACAGTGCTGCAGGTTTGCTGAAGAGGCCACTCGATTGGAGAGCGAAAACACGCAAAAGCAAAGAAGTCACGTCCAAAGAGCGCTAATTTTTCTTCCCACAATGAGCCAGCAGCTCCTTAATCTATTTAACTCAGCCAGAGTGGGCCCTCCGCACCTCCAAGAGCTCTCCACTGCCAAATATTTACTCTGTTGTTCACATCTCCATTCCTGACCCTCCTCAGCCAAGTGGACATTTTTCCTCTCAGGGTTCCTGGAGTCTGACTTGCAGCTTCAGTCCATTAAAGAAGCAAATATGAGGGATTTAAGTGATTTCATCTTTATTTAACATGGTTTTCGACTCTCATCCTGCGATGTTCACAAATGTTTTCATCATTAACGTTGAGATGATGCATTTGTGTTTGCATCTGTGGCTAAATGTGGTTCCTGATGTCGGAAATAGTGAAAATGACCAACTTGTTTATGTGCTGAAAAACAAGTTTCATCTCTCAGGTCACTGTAACGCTCTCTAAATGAAGGCTGGAGCAAATCAAGATTTTctgtttgctttttatttttagatGGAGAAAATAGTTATTTCATCATAAAAATATTTACAGATGTTacgtttttcatttttttagggACTTTAGGAGGGATTGTAATAATCTCCTATAATATGCCTTAATAACTCCTCAGTGTGCTCTTGTTATATGAGTTATACTTATTTATAATTTTCTCtcagttttttatttatatttaggaaaacagagtttttttaaaaaaaactttcaaggtttttttttttttttttttttttttttggctgctGAGTTATTGGTGCGTATTATTTTGTTAAACGTCAGATTTGGATCTACTTCACTCAAACCTCTTTACAGGTTCCAAGTCAGAAGAAAAGCTTCAAATCAGGCCAAACTGAGACCTAGCCAACCCAAGACTGTTGAAAATCAGCAGGATCAGGATTTCTAcccaaaacatgtttaaactgaccAGAGTCCAAAGTTAAAGCTGCAAAAAACACAGTTGAAGTG from Nothobranchius furzeri strain GRZ-AD chromosome 18, NfurGRZ-RIMD1, whole genome shotgun sequence harbors:
- the nkx2.9 gene encoding NK2 transcription factor related, locus 9, which codes for MTAPPRFSFSVRSILDLPEQDAEAAPRSSSVFSSCSSSSPSYSHWIHCDQSPCLSSDEGQFGTSPDSTKPDACLDSEPERIKKNKKRRVLFSKAQTLELERRFRQQRYLSGPEREQLARILSLTPTQVKIWFQNHRYKMKRGRAEGAHLDVEIPPPPLLRRVVVPILVRDGKPFHPCLLDTEKAGCCPPSHALPFPLAFPTLQHPSRYQQHFPAAAASRFAWRDFWSDSVPLSSFK